A section of the Buteo buteo chromosome 27, bButBut1.hap1.1, whole genome shotgun sequence genome encodes:
- the LOC142045258 gene encoding uncharacterized protein LOC142045258 isoform X3 codes for MGPSKREEKEQSIILISDDEAESTLGNSVLLVDPLEKSALEEEKSEEVVDEECELMVTFCKQAKVMPHARYDCTIHPFERMECDTCSPLGKNADICNQCYCYICDKLASECQNWTTPSLCHCNAHNKSKFWKDQRDFALAGVLVMFNLDLTDIDADLRHGGSLLIKFIQELSVEYNKYLVGERMPPTQHECFCLPKLPPGQCNICRSRNMEIVYKSWQNLGHTDSLKLAVPCLLQRITTQLQRMLVLCDFPKNLYEKFVNFFQSISLPCHCFGFSNSLNVVPWDHVLLTTVLKGQNVTGQRTQKGRKVFLWETLPVIEARVEKLVDKKNYKEVVRYLRAVKCNDTKGLRDLRDKIPFYLCKTGDFLDAAHSLLFPVNSLACCTACRITPFQFEVYLKMFRTGSVPTGKDMLEPGPWITVGSPLKDGVLVKQALKLLYNNVSLYRNPKCWSSLIMILGSSNFLEKSGHLHPLSLKEPPLDFQKGVLAASGGLLEELKSKINVSLPPAILSPHLHHEACLILAVQAVQQMLFCDLPYLTSFLEIALAFGNNFWALRLLLDHLSYEEHVLHGTVNLILRDLNRQKATMLKLWQNLGPQYVGEFLCLFLTCRHKKMQSIGLFTLNIITENLHMCPWAKHLCNFFHNAGLRHLPLGTAAHHEVSKFINIFEKL; via the exons ATGGGGCCATcgaaaagagaagagaaagagcagagcaTAATCCTGATCAGTGATGATGAAGCTGAGAGCACGCTTGGGAATTCAGTTCTGTTAGTAGACCCATTGG AGAAGTCTGCCCTGGAAGAGGAGAAATCTGAAGAAGTTGTGGATGAGGAATGCGAACTAATGGTTACTTTCTGTAAACAAGCTAAAGTGATGCCTCATGCAAGATACGACTGTACAATACACCCGTTTGA GCGAATGGAATGTGATACATGCTCACCCCTTGGGAAAAATGCTGATATTTGTAATCAGTGCTACTGCTACATTTGTGATAAGCTAGCTTCTGAG TGCCAGAATTGGACAACCCCTTCCCTCTGTCACTGCAATGCACACAACAAAAGCAAGTTCTGGAAGGACCAGCGTGACTTTGCCTTGGCTGGTGTTCTTGTAATGTTCAATTTGGACCTCACAGATATAGATGCAGACCTTCGGCATGGTG GAAGTCTTCTAATAAAATTTATCCAGGAGCTTTCCGTGGAATATAATAAGTATCTGGTTGGAGAAAGAATGCCTCCCACACAACATGAATGCTTTTGCCTCCCAAAATTGCCTCCTGGGCAATGCAATATCTGCAGATCACGCAACATGGAGATTGTATACAA AAGCTGGCAGAACCTTGGTCATACTGATTCATTAAAGCTTGCTGTCCCTTGTCTGTTGCAAAG gATCACAACACAACTTCAGAGGATGCTGGTGTTGTGTGACTTTCCAAAAAATTTGTATGAAaagtttgttaatttttttcagtccatCTCGCTTCCATGTCACTGTTTTGGCTTCTCAAATAG CTTGAACGTTGTGCCATGGGACCATGTATTACTGACTACAGTTTTAAAAGGCCAGAATGTCACTGGTCAAagaacacagaaaggaagaaaagtatttctgtggGAAACACTCCCTGTTATAGAGGCTCGAGTGGAGAAACTGGTAGATAAAAAGAA ctaTAAAGAAGTTGTTCGCTACCTGAGAGCTGTGAAATGCAATGATACCAAAGG gTTAAGAGACCTTCGAGATAAAATCCCATTCTACTTGTGTAAAACTGGAGACTTCCTCGATGCTGCGCATTCACTGTTGTTTCCCGTCAATAGCCTCGCCTGCTGTACTGCCTGCCGGATAACACCTTTTCAGTTTGAGGTCTACCTGAAGATGTTCAGAACAGGCAGTGTCCCCACTGGAAAGGATATGCTAGAGCCTGGGCCCTGGATTACAGTTG ggTCTCCCTTGAAAGATGGTGTTCTAGTTAAGCAGGCGCTCAAACTCCTTTACAACAATGTGTCACTATACAGGAAT CCTAAATGCTGGAGTTCCCTCATCATGATCTTGGGTAGTAgcaattttctggaaaaaagtgGGCACCTACATCCCCTATCCCTGAAAGAGCCACCGCTTGACTTCCAAAAG GGGGTGCTCGCTGCCAGTGGCGGCCTTTTGGAGGAACTGAAGtcaaaaattaatgtttctttaCCACCTGCTATTTTGTCTCCTCAT TTGCACCATGAGGCTTGTCTTATTCTCGCAGTGCAAGCAGTACAACAGATGCTTTTTTGTGATCTTCCATACTTGACTTCCTTCTTAGAGATAGCCCTGGCTTTTGGG AATAACTTTTGGGCTCTGAGGCTGTTACTGGACCATCTTTCCTATGAAGAACATGTTCTCCATGGCACTGTCAACCTGATTTTAAGAGATCTAAATCGTCAGAAAGCAACAATGCTAAAACT GTGGCAAAACCTTGGTCCCCAGTATGTGGGTGAATTCCTTTGCCTGTTCCTGACTTGCAGACATAAGAAGATGCAATCCATTGGCCTGTTCACTCTGAATATTATTACAGAGAACCTGCATAT GTGTCCATGGGCAAAGCATCTTTGCAACTTCTTTCACAATGCA GGATTAAGGCACCTGCCCCTTGGCACTGCAGCTCATCATGAAGTCTCGAAGTTcataaacatttttgaaaaactaTAA
- the LOC142045258 gene encoding uncharacterized protein LOC142045258 isoform X1: MGPSKREEKEQSIILISDDEAESTLGNSVLLVDPLEKSALEEEKSEEVVDEECELMVTFCKQAKVMPHARYDCTIHPFERMECDTCSPLGKNADICNQCYCYICDKLASECQNWTTPSLCHCNAHNKSKFWKDQRDFALAGVLVMFNLDLTDIDADLRHGGSLLIKFIQELSVEYNKYLVGERMPPTQHECFCLPKLPPGQCNICRSRNMEIVYKYSGVFALVTRFLNQAERESPKAAAVMFLGAAKEIALHKDPALSWQNLGHTDSLKLAVPCLLQRITTQLQRMLVLCDFPKNLYEKFVNFFQSISLPCHCFGFSNSLNVVPWDHVLLTTVLKGQNVTGQRTQKGRKVFLWETLPVIEARVEKLVDKKNYKEVVRYLRAVKCNDTKGLRDLRDKIPFYLCKTGDFLDAAHSLLFPVNSLACCTACRITPFQFEVYLKMFRTGSVPTGKDMLEPGPWITVGSPLKDGVLVKQALKLLYNNVSLYRNPKCWSSLIMILGSSNFLEKSGHLHPLSLKEPPLDFQKGVLAASGGLLEELKSKINVSLPPAILSPHLHHEACLILAVQAVQQMLFCDLPYLTSFLEIALAFGNNFWALRLLLDHLSYEEHVLHGTVNLILRDLNRQKATMLKLWQNLGPQYVGEFLCLFLTCRHKKMQSIGLFTLNIITENLHMCPWAKHLCNFFHNAGLRHLPLGTAAHHEVSKFINIFEKL, from the exons ATGGGGCCATcgaaaagagaagagaaagagcagagcaTAATCCTGATCAGTGATGATGAAGCTGAGAGCACGCTTGGGAATTCAGTTCTGTTAGTAGACCCATTGG AGAAGTCTGCCCTGGAAGAGGAGAAATCTGAAGAAGTTGTGGATGAGGAATGCGAACTAATGGTTACTTTCTGTAAACAAGCTAAAGTGATGCCTCATGCAAGATACGACTGTACAATACACCCGTTTGA GCGAATGGAATGTGATACATGCTCACCCCTTGGGAAAAATGCTGATATTTGTAATCAGTGCTACTGCTACATTTGTGATAAGCTAGCTTCTGAG TGCCAGAATTGGACAACCCCTTCCCTCTGTCACTGCAATGCACACAACAAAAGCAAGTTCTGGAAGGACCAGCGTGACTTTGCCTTGGCTGGTGTTCTTGTAATGTTCAATTTGGACCTCACAGATATAGATGCAGACCTTCGGCATGGTG GAAGTCTTCTAATAAAATTTATCCAGGAGCTTTCCGTGGAATATAATAAGTATCTGGTTGGAGAAAGAATGCCTCCCACACAACATGAATGCTTTTGCCTCCCAAAATTGCCTCCTGGGCAATGCAATATCTGCAGATCACGCAACATGGAGATTGTATACAA GTATTCTGGAGTTTTTGCGCTGGTaacaagatttttaaatcaGGCAGAAAGAGAGAGTCCTAAAGCTGCTGCTGTCATGTTTCTGGGAGCAGCTAAAGAGATAGCACTCCATAAAGACCCTGCTTT AAGCTGGCAGAACCTTGGTCATACTGATTCATTAAAGCTTGCTGTCCCTTGTCTGTTGCAAAG gATCACAACACAACTTCAGAGGATGCTGGTGTTGTGTGACTTTCCAAAAAATTTGTATGAAaagtttgttaatttttttcagtccatCTCGCTTCCATGTCACTGTTTTGGCTTCTCAAATAG CTTGAACGTTGTGCCATGGGACCATGTATTACTGACTACAGTTTTAAAAGGCCAGAATGTCACTGGTCAAagaacacagaaaggaagaaaagtatttctgtggGAAACACTCCCTGTTATAGAGGCTCGAGTGGAGAAACTGGTAGATAAAAAGAA ctaTAAAGAAGTTGTTCGCTACCTGAGAGCTGTGAAATGCAATGATACCAAAGG gTTAAGAGACCTTCGAGATAAAATCCCATTCTACTTGTGTAAAACTGGAGACTTCCTCGATGCTGCGCATTCACTGTTGTTTCCCGTCAATAGCCTCGCCTGCTGTACTGCCTGCCGGATAACACCTTTTCAGTTTGAGGTCTACCTGAAGATGTTCAGAACAGGCAGTGTCCCCACTGGAAAGGATATGCTAGAGCCTGGGCCCTGGATTACAGTTG ggTCTCCCTTGAAAGATGGTGTTCTAGTTAAGCAGGCGCTCAAACTCCTTTACAACAATGTGTCACTATACAGGAAT CCTAAATGCTGGAGTTCCCTCATCATGATCTTGGGTAGTAgcaattttctggaaaaaagtgGGCACCTACATCCCCTATCCCTGAAAGAGCCACCGCTTGACTTCCAAAAG GGGGTGCTCGCTGCCAGTGGCGGCCTTTTGGAGGAACTGAAGtcaaaaattaatgtttctttaCCACCTGCTATTTTGTCTCCTCAT TTGCACCATGAGGCTTGTCTTATTCTCGCAGTGCAAGCAGTACAACAGATGCTTTTTTGTGATCTTCCATACTTGACTTCCTTCTTAGAGATAGCCCTGGCTTTTGGG AATAACTTTTGGGCTCTGAGGCTGTTACTGGACCATCTTTCCTATGAAGAACATGTTCTCCATGGCACTGTCAACCTGATTTTAAGAGATCTAAATCGTCAGAAAGCAACAATGCTAAAACT GTGGCAAAACCTTGGTCCCCAGTATGTGGGTGAATTCCTTTGCCTGTTCCTGACTTGCAGACATAAGAAGATGCAATCCATTGGCCTGTTCACTCTGAATATTATTACAGAGAACCTGCATAT GTGTCCATGGGCAAAGCATCTTTGCAACTTCTTTCACAATGCA GGATTAAGGCACCTGCCCCTTGGCACTGCAGCTCATCATGAAGTCTCGAAGTTcataaacatttttgaaaaactaTAA
- the LOC142045258 gene encoding uncharacterized protein LOC142045258 isoform X4 gives MGPSKREEKEQSIILISDDEAESTLGNSVLLVDPLEKSALEEEKSEEVVDEECELMVTFCKQAKVMPHARYDCTIHPFERMECDTCSPLGKNADICNQCYCYICDKLASECQNWTTPSLCHCNAHNKSKFWKDQRDFALAGVLVMFNLDLTDIDADLRHGGSLLIKFIQELSVEYNKYLVGERMPPTQHECFCLPKLPPGQCNICRSRNMEIVYKSWQNLGHTDSLKLAVPCLLQSLNVVPWDHVLLTTVLKGQNVTGQRTQKGRKVFLWETLPVIEARVEKLVDKKNYKEVVRYLRAVKCNDTKGLRDLRDKIPFYLCKTGDFLDAAHSLLFPVNSLACCTACRITPFQFEVYLKMFRTGSVPTGKDMLEPGPWITVGSPLKDGVLVKQALKLLYNNVSLYRNPKCWSSLIMILGSSNFLEKSGHLHPLSLKEPPLDFQKGVLAASGGLLEELKSKINVSLPPAILSPHLHHEACLILAVQAVQQMLFCDLPYLTSFLEIALAFGNNFWALRLLLDHLSYEEHVLHGTVNLILRDLNRQKATMLKLWQNLGPQYVGEFLCLFLTCRHKKMQSIGLFTLNIITENLHMCPWAKHLCNFFHNAGLRHLPLGTAAHHEVSKFINIFEKL, from the exons ATGGGGCCATcgaaaagagaagagaaagagcagagcaTAATCCTGATCAGTGATGATGAAGCTGAGAGCACGCTTGGGAATTCAGTTCTGTTAGTAGACCCATTGG AGAAGTCTGCCCTGGAAGAGGAGAAATCTGAAGAAGTTGTGGATGAGGAATGCGAACTAATGGTTACTTTCTGTAAACAAGCTAAAGTGATGCCTCATGCAAGATACGACTGTACAATACACCCGTTTGA GCGAATGGAATGTGATACATGCTCACCCCTTGGGAAAAATGCTGATATTTGTAATCAGTGCTACTGCTACATTTGTGATAAGCTAGCTTCTGAG TGCCAGAATTGGACAACCCCTTCCCTCTGTCACTGCAATGCACACAACAAAAGCAAGTTCTGGAAGGACCAGCGTGACTTTGCCTTGGCTGGTGTTCTTGTAATGTTCAATTTGGACCTCACAGATATAGATGCAGACCTTCGGCATGGTG GAAGTCTTCTAATAAAATTTATCCAGGAGCTTTCCGTGGAATATAATAAGTATCTGGTTGGAGAAAGAATGCCTCCCACACAACATGAATGCTTTTGCCTCCCAAAATTGCCTCCTGGGCAATGCAATATCTGCAGATCACGCAACATGGAGATTGTATACAA AAGCTGGCAGAACCTTGGTCATACTGATTCATTAAAGCTTGCTGTCCCTTGTCTGTTGCAAAG CTTGAACGTTGTGCCATGGGACCATGTATTACTGACTACAGTTTTAAAAGGCCAGAATGTCACTGGTCAAagaacacagaaaggaagaaaagtatttctgtggGAAACACTCCCTGTTATAGAGGCTCGAGTGGAGAAACTGGTAGATAAAAAGAA ctaTAAAGAAGTTGTTCGCTACCTGAGAGCTGTGAAATGCAATGATACCAAAGG gTTAAGAGACCTTCGAGATAAAATCCCATTCTACTTGTGTAAAACTGGAGACTTCCTCGATGCTGCGCATTCACTGTTGTTTCCCGTCAATAGCCTCGCCTGCTGTACTGCCTGCCGGATAACACCTTTTCAGTTTGAGGTCTACCTGAAGATGTTCAGAACAGGCAGTGTCCCCACTGGAAAGGATATGCTAGAGCCTGGGCCCTGGATTACAGTTG ggTCTCCCTTGAAAGATGGTGTTCTAGTTAAGCAGGCGCTCAAACTCCTTTACAACAATGTGTCACTATACAGGAAT CCTAAATGCTGGAGTTCCCTCATCATGATCTTGGGTAGTAgcaattttctggaaaaaagtgGGCACCTACATCCCCTATCCCTGAAAGAGCCACCGCTTGACTTCCAAAAG GGGGTGCTCGCTGCCAGTGGCGGCCTTTTGGAGGAACTGAAGtcaaaaattaatgtttctttaCCACCTGCTATTTTGTCTCCTCAT TTGCACCATGAGGCTTGTCTTATTCTCGCAGTGCAAGCAGTACAACAGATGCTTTTTTGTGATCTTCCATACTTGACTTCCTTCTTAGAGATAGCCCTGGCTTTTGGG AATAACTTTTGGGCTCTGAGGCTGTTACTGGACCATCTTTCCTATGAAGAACATGTTCTCCATGGCACTGTCAACCTGATTTTAAGAGATCTAAATCGTCAGAAAGCAACAATGCTAAAACT GTGGCAAAACCTTGGTCCCCAGTATGTGGGTGAATTCCTTTGCCTGTTCCTGACTTGCAGACATAAGAAGATGCAATCCATTGGCCTGTTCACTCTGAATATTATTACAGAGAACCTGCATAT GTGTCCATGGGCAAAGCATCTTTGCAACTTCTTTCACAATGCA GGATTAAGGCACCTGCCCCTTGGCACTGCAGCTCATCATGAAGTCTCGAAGTTcataaacatttttgaaaaactaTAA
- the LOC142045258 gene encoding uncharacterized protein LOC142045258 isoform X2: MGPSKREEKEQSIILISDDEAESTLGNSVLLVDPLEKSALEEEKSEEVVDEECELMVTFCKQAKVMPHARYDCTIHPFERMECDTCSPLGKNADICNQCYCYICDKLASECQNWTTPSLCHCNAHNKSKFWKDQRDFALAGVLVMFNLDLTDIDADLRHGGSLLIKFIQELSVEYNKYLVGERMPPTQHECFCLPKLPPGQCNICRSRNMEIVYKYSGVFALVTRFLNQAERESPKAAAVMFLGAAKEIALHKDPALSWQNLGHTDSLKLAVPCLLQSLNVVPWDHVLLTTVLKGQNVTGQRTQKGRKVFLWETLPVIEARVEKLVDKKNYKEVVRYLRAVKCNDTKGLRDLRDKIPFYLCKTGDFLDAAHSLLFPVNSLACCTACRITPFQFEVYLKMFRTGSVPTGKDMLEPGPWITVGSPLKDGVLVKQALKLLYNNVSLYRNPKCWSSLIMILGSSNFLEKSGHLHPLSLKEPPLDFQKGVLAASGGLLEELKSKINVSLPPAILSPHLHHEACLILAVQAVQQMLFCDLPYLTSFLEIALAFGNNFWALRLLLDHLSYEEHVLHGTVNLILRDLNRQKATMLKLWQNLGPQYVGEFLCLFLTCRHKKMQSIGLFTLNIITENLHMCPWAKHLCNFFHNAGLRHLPLGTAAHHEVSKFINIFEKL, translated from the exons ATGGGGCCATcgaaaagagaagagaaagagcagagcaTAATCCTGATCAGTGATGATGAAGCTGAGAGCACGCTTGGGAATTCAGTTCTGTTAGTAGACCCATTGG AGAAGTCTGCCCTGGAAGAGGAGAAATCTGAAGAAGTTGTGGATGAGGAATGCGAACTAATGGTTACTTTCTGTAAACAAGCTAAAGTGATGCCTCATGCAAGATACGACTGTACAATACACCCGTTTGA GCGAATGGAATGTGATACATGCTCACCCCTTGGGAAAAATGCTGATATTTGTAATCAGTGCTACTGCTACATTTGTGATAAGCTAGCTTCTGAG TGCCAGAATTGGACAACCCCTTCCCTCTGTCACTGCAATGCACACAACAAAAGCAAGTTCTGGAAGGACCAGCGTGACTTTGCCTTGGCTGGTGTTCTTGTAATGTTCAATTTGGACCTCACAGATATAGATGCAGACCTTCGGCATGGTG GAAGTCTTCTAATAAAATTTATCCAGGAGCTTTCCGTGGAATATAATAAGTATCTGGTTGGAGAAAGAATGCCTCCCACACAACATGAATGCTTTTGCCTCCCAAAATTGCCTCCTGGGCAATGCAATATCTGCAGATCACGCAACATGGAGATTGTATACAA GTATTCTGGAGTTTTTGCGCTGGTaacaagatttttaaatcaGGCAGAAAGAGAGAGTCCTAAAGCTGCTGCTGTCATGTTTCTGGGAGCAGCTAAAGAGATAGCACTCCATAAAGACCCTGCTTT AAGCTGGCAGAACCTTGGTCATACTGATTCATTAAAGCTTGCTGTCCCTTGTCTGTTGCAAAG CTTGAACGTTGTGCCATGGGACCATGTATTACTGACTACAGTTTTAAAAGGCCAGAATGTCACTGGTCAAagaacacagaaaggaagaaaagtatttctgtggGAAACACTCCCTGTTATAGAGGCTCGAGTGGAGAAACTGGTAGATAAAAAGAA ctaTAAAGAAGTTGTTCGCTACCTGAGAGCTGTGAAATGCAATGATACCAAAGG gTTAAGAGACCTTCGAGATAAAATCCCATTCTACTTGTGTAAAACTGGAGACTTCCTCGATGCTGCGCATTCACTGTTGTTTCCCGTCAATAGCCTCGCCTGCTGTACTGCCTGCCGGATAACACCTTTTCAGTTTGAGGTCTACCTGAAGATGTTCAGAACAGGCAGTGTCCCCACTGGAAAGGATATGCTAGAGCCTGGGCCCTGGATTACAGTTG ggTCTCCCTTGAAAGATGGTGTTCTAGTTAAGCAGGCGCTCAAACTCCTTTACAACAATGTGTCACTATACAGGAAT CCTAAATGCTGGAGTTCCCTCATCATGATCTTGGGTAGTAgcaattttctggaaaaaagtgGGCACCTACATCCCCTATCCCTGAAAGAGCCACCGCTTGACTTCCAAAAG GGGGTGCTCGCTGCCAGTGGCGGCCTTTTGGAGGAACTGAAGtcaaaaattaatgtttctttaCCACCTGCTATTTTGTCTCCTCAT TTGCACCATGAGGCTTGTCTTATTCTCGCAGTGCAAGCAGTACAACAGATGCTTTTTTGTGATCTTCCATACTTGACTTCCTTCTTAGAGATAGCCCTGGCTTTTGGG AATAACTTTTGGGCTCTGAGGCTGTTACTGGACCATCTTTCCTATGAAGAACATGTTCTCCATGGCACTGTCAACCTGATTTTAAGAGATCTAAATCGTCAGAAAGCAACAATGCTAAAACT GTGGCAAAACCTTGGTCCCCAGTATGTGGGTGAATTCCTTTGCCTGTTCCTGACTTGCAGACATAAGAAGATGCAATCCATTGGCCTGTTCACTCTGAATATTATTACAGAGAACCTGCATAT GTGTCCATGGGCAAAGCATCTTTGCAACTTCTTTCACAATGCA GGATTAAGGCACCTGCCCCTTGGCACTGCAGCTCATCATGAAGTCTCGAAGTTcataaacatttttgaaaaactaTAA